In Gossypium arboreum isolate Shixiya-1 chromosome 6, ASM2569848v2, whole genome shotgun sequence, the following are encoded in one genomic region:
- the LOC128294104 gene encoding uncharacterized protein LOC128294104, whose product MTFNHSGHPCFLIQVIPQVHNVPWQSKCDDSLIKHGEYWAQHDELQGACFNASEVTTGKTNDNTNDGMVEISDIERLDNMLEFLSKNIWEHVESDEFMEHVRQGLDSQPSSLGGNQATLIQLPSHILPLNRDPLISPTGRVGDHVDNDHHGVRPLNPDPLIASARRVGDHVDSDHHGLCVPENMEDSQNVSCFHQLIIPYEHFADRVDQLSKSQDSSKGERQVSHCFLSCGIY is encoded by the exons ATGACATTCAATCATTCCGGCCATCCCTGTTTTCTGATCCAAGTCATTCCACAAGTTCACAATGTTCCATGGCAAAGTAAATGTG ACGATTCTCTAATCAAACATGGTGAATACTGGGCTCAACATGATGAACTACAAGGTGCTTGTTTCAATGCCTCGGAAGTGACCACAGGAAAAACTAATGATAACACGAATGATGGCATGGTTGAGATTTCCGATATTGAAAGGTTGGATAATATGTTGGAATTTTTATCTAAGAACATCTGGGAACATGTTGAATCTGATGAATTTATGGAACATGTGCGTCAAGGTTTGGATTCTCAGCCCTCTTCACTTGGTGGAAATCAGGCCACGTTAATTCAGCTCCCatctcatattctaccattaaaccgTGATCCCTTGATCTCACCAACTGGGAGAGTCGGTGATCATGTTGATAATGATCACCATGGAGTTCGACCATTAAACCCTGATCCCTTGATCGCATCAGCTAGGAGAGTTGGTGATCATGTTGATAGcgatcaccatggactttgtgtacCAGAAAATATGGAGGATTCTCAGAATGTGTCATGTTTTCACCAGCTTATAATCCCTTATGAACATTTTGCTGACAGGGTTGACCAACTATCCAAATCCCAAGATAGCTCAAAAGGGGAGAGGCAAGTTTCACATTGCTTTCTTAGCTGTGGGATTTATTGA
- the LOC108465625 gene encoding uncharacterized protein LOC108465625: protein MNEAMNTSEIGVQKPDSASAKLILLIDSSMKISFNRCIRDGDLIIAHERHDTMKAVKGSADELNRGYFDDISELKQNGGKIALANKILIPGIAARKFPAVDVIYSDGRKSKLPTVFDASGVDASKLAVPEASLVCLSFRANSQDIQGEGFPDQFSGLADSLFLDLPQPWLAIPSG, encoded by the exons ATGAATGAag CAATGAATACTTCAGAGATTGGAGTTCAAAAGCCTGATTCTGCTAGTGCAAAACT GATATTGCTTATTGATTCCTCAATGAAGATATCTTTCAATCGCTGCATTAGAGATGGAGATTTGATTATTGCACATGAGAGGCATGATACTATGAAAGCTGTTAAA GGCAGTGCTGATGAATTGAATAGAGGATATTTTGATGATATATCTGAGCTAAAACAAAACGGTGGTAAG ATTGCACTGGCAAATAAGATTCTAATTCCCGGAATTGCAGCAAGGAAGTTTCCTGCCGTGGATGTTATATATTCTGATGGTAGAAAATCAAAGCTGCCGACTGTTTTTGATGCAAGTGGCGTTGATGCTAGCAAGTTGGCTGTCCCTGAAGCATCTTTAGTCTGTCTATCATTTAGAGCAAACTCTCAG GATATTCAGGGTGAGGGATTTCCCGATCAGTTTTCTGGGTTGGCTGACTCCTTATTTCTGGACCTACCGCAACCTTGGCTAGCCATTCCTTCAGGTTGA
- the LOC108481908 gene encoding uncharacterized protein LOC108481908: protein MNFLNELFNSRKKRSLLSLLIDEFFERTLQFKEGTLCSFSLCMEQVQRSCETLRSDFIEIYGPLKYCSACMKSVNGKWITRRSMMGIPLHAHHARGGRLQVKQVWGTMQVL, encoded by the exons ATGAATTTTTTGAACGAACTCTTCAATTCAAGGAAGAAGCGATCCCTTCTCTCGCTACTG ATAGATGAATTTTTTGAACGAACTCTTCAATTCAAGGAAGGAACTCTGTGTTCCTTCTCACTCTGCATGGAGCAAGTGCAACGTTCATGTGAAACTCTGAGATCTGACTTTATAG AGATATATGGACCTTTGAAATACTGCTCCGCATGTATGAAATCTGTGAATGGAAAATGGATCACTCGAAGGTCAATGATGGGAATTCCATTGCATGCTCACCACGCAAGAGGAGGCCGCCTTCAAGTGAAGCAAGTGTGGGGGACAATGCAAGTTCTCTGA
- the LOC108487684 gene encoding valine--tRNA ligase, chloroplastic/mitochondrial 2-like has translation MSSDMSNTSVRHKYFKKRKMKESAKHRQLMQIYNHWPTNIKDWCISRQLWWGHRIPVWYIVGKDCEEEYIVARSAEEALRKACDKYGKDVEVYQDPDVLDTWFSRLVIQFYTP, from the exons ATGTCCAGTGATATGTCAAACACAAGTGTCAGACACAAGTAtttcaagaaaagaaaaatgaaagagtcGGCGAAACATAGACAATTGATGCAG ATTTATAATCATTGGCCGACAAATATCAAGGATTGGTGCATAAGCAGACAGCTGTGGTGGGGACACCGCATACCTGTTTGGTACATTGTTGGAAAAGACTGTGAAGAGGAATATATAGTTGCTAGGAGTGCTGAGGAAGCTCTTAGGAAGGCTTGTGATAAATATGGAAAAGACGTAGAAGTTTATCAGGATCCAGATGTTCTTGACACTTGGTTCTCAAGGTTGGTTATTCAATTTTATACTCCTTAA